In the genome of Hymenobacter taeanensis, one region contains:
- a CDS encoding ABC transporter permease, with protein MSSNTKSTWDWEIVPQTTWLGSSASELWSYRHLVAGLVRRDFLLSYQQTVLGPLWMLFQPVMTLVTYVLVFGKLVGISTDGIPPTLFYLTGIVLWNLFNESFLNTSSIFRDNIHIFSKVYFPRMVVPLAQMMSQLIRFFIQLFLLLLITTYYILFTSWQAPGLLQLIIIPLIVVLVACLSLGLGMIVSVLTGKYRDLSYIIGLGIRLLMFLTPVVYPINYVDVKWRWIVQLNPLTSLFELFRLLVLGKGLVTPGQLLYSVAFISIVFVAGLLVFNKQGDKLVDVI; from the coding sequence ATGTCTAGTAATACGAAGAGCACTTGGGATTGGGAAATTGTGCCCCAAACCACTTGGCTGGGGTCTAGTGCGTCTGAACTTTGGTCGTACCGCCACTTAGTGGCAGGGCTTGTACGCCGCGACTTTCTACTGAGCTACCAGCAAACAGTATTAGGCCCGCTCTGGATGCTGTTTCAGCCAGTAATGACACTGGTAACTTACGTACTTGTGTTTGGAAAGCTGGTAGGAATTTCTACCGATGGAATTCCTCCTACACTTTTTTATCTCACAGGCATTGTACTCTGGAATTTATTCAATGAGTCTTTCCTGAATACCTCATCTATTTTTCGAGATAATATTCACATTTTCAGTAAAGTGTATTTCCCGCGAATGGTAGTACCCTTGGCTCAAATGATGAGTCAACTTATCCGGTTCTTTATTCAATTATTTCTATTGCTCCTGATAACAACCTATTATATTCTCTTTACTTCATGGCAGGCTCCTGGTCTTTTGCAACTTATTATCATTCCACTAATTGTTGTATTAGTTGCTTGTTTGAGCCTGGGGTTGGGCATGATAGTGTCAGTACTTACCGGTAAGTACCGCGACTTGAGTTATATTATTGGGTTAGGTATTCGCTTGCTTATGTTCCTGACTCCGGTTGTGTACCCTATTAATTACGTTGATGTAAAATGGCGCTGGATAGTTCAACTCAATCCTCTCACTTCATTATTTGAATTGTTTCGCTTGTTGGTATTAGGGAAAGGGTTAGTCACGCCTGGGCAACTCTTATATAGCGTTGCGTTTATCAGCATTGTGTTCGTTGCAGGGTTGTTGGTTTTCAACAAGCAAGGCGACAAACTCGTTGATGTAATTTAA
- a CDS encoding YfiT family bacillithiol transferase, which translates to METLLSDLQYPIGRPVLPTQPLTPQERAAYINQLAALPGQLTAAARQAGGVRLENSYRPGGWTGRQVIHHVADVHLNFYLRYRLALTEDNPTIRPFDLNASAALPDNDATPVTVSLALLEAVHSRWVTLLWHLTEEQWQRTFHHPAYQQTYTLDQALVQYSWHGRHHVGHLELLSP; encoded by the coding sequence ATGGAGACTCTTCTTTCTGACTTGCAGTACCCAATTGGTAGGCCTGTGCTGCCTACCCAACCGCTTACGCCGCAGGAGCGAGCTGCCTATATCAATCAGCTAGCGGCCTTGCCCGGGCAGCTTACGGCAGCAGCTCGCCAAGCTGGCGGCGTACGGCTGGAAAACTCTTACCGCCCCGGCGGCTGGACGGGTCGGCAGGTTATTCACCACGTGGCCGATGTGCACCTGAACTTCTACCTGAGGTATCGCCTGGCACTCACGGAAGACAACCCCACCATTCGGCCCTTCGACCTGAACGCCTCTGCTGCTCTCCCCGACAACGATGCTACCCCAGTTACCGTATCACTGGCCTTACTGGAGGCTGTGCACTCGCGCTGGGTTACGTTGCTCTGGCACCTCACCGAGGAGCAGTGGCAGCGCACGTTCCATCACCCCGCCTATCAGCAAACGTACACCCTTGATCAGGCACTGGTGCAGTACAGCTGGCATGGGCGTCATCATGTGGGTCACCTGGAGTTGCTAAGCCCGTAA
- a CDS encoding PAS domain-containing sensor histidine kinase, translating to MSGPEKRALPALDLRLTQENLEDLYEYAPCGYCSCLPDGTLVKLNQTLLSWLGYTREELVANQCLQHLLVMGGRLHYETHCAPLLLLQNHVREISYTLRRKDGSTLPVLMNAVLLRDTDGQPLVVRVTLFDITERRKYEQELIRAKAQAEERREQLARANEQLTLQNGQLTRINAELDSFVYTASHDLRQPIDNMVGLFAELQRSATFHDPEAASMMGMFEEALQQILSTIAGLTEVVQQQRQLEQVPLEMVELQPFTEEIIRSLQPQISDQEATFELDFSAVPTLRLARPSLHSMLYNLLSNALKYAQPGRKPHVSISTARQEGLAVLSVQDNGRGIDLSRHRRELFQLFRRFHPEVVGLGMGLYLVNRLVHQAGGRVEVDSTVGQGTTFRIYLPMVA from the coding sequence ATGAGTGGCCCGGAGAAAAGGGCCCTGCCCGCACTGGATCTGCGCCTGACCCAGGAAAACCTGGAAGACTTGTACGAGTACGCTCCGTGTGGTTATTGCTCCTGCCTACCCGATGGTACGCTGGTGAAGCTTAACCAAACCCTGCTTAGCTGGCTGGGCTACACCCGTGAGGAACTGGTGGCCAATCAGTGCCTGCAGCACCTGCTGGTTATGGGTGGGCGCCTGCATTATGAAACCCATTGTGCCCCGCTGCTGCTGCTGCAAAACCACGTGCGGGAAATCAGCTACACCCTCCGCCGTAAAGATGGCTCTACGCTGCCCGTGCTCATGAATGCCGTGCTGCTGCGCGACACCGATGGCCAGCCCCTGGTGGTGCGCGTAACCCTGTTTGATATCACGGAGCGCCGTAAGTATGAGCAGGAGTTGATCAGGGCCAAGGCGCAGGCAGAGGAAAGGCGGGAACAGTTGGCGCGCGCCAATGAGCAGCTCACGCTCCAGAACGGGCAGCTCACGCGCATCAATGCCGAGCTCGACAGCTTTGTGTATACCGCCTCGCATGATCTGCGCCAGCCCATTGACAACATGGTAGGCCTGTTTGCCGAGCTGCAGCGTTCTGCCACTTTCCACGACCCCGAGGCGGCCAGTATGATGGGCATGTTTGAGGAGGCGCTGCAGCAAATTCTCAGTACTATTGCGGGCCTCACGGAGGTGGTGCAGCAGCAGCGCCAGCTAGAGCAAGTGCCCCTAGAAATGGTGGAGCTGCAGCCATTCACCGAAGAAATAATCCGGAGCCTGCAGCCCCAAATCTCCGATCAGGAGGCCACCTTCGAGCTAGATTTCAGCGCCGTGCCAACCCTGCGGCTGGCCCGGCCCAGCTTGCACAGTATGTTGTACAACTTGCTCTCGAATGCGCTCAAATACGCCCAGCCAGGGCGTAAGCCGCACGTAAGCATAAGCACCGCCCGCCAGGAGGGTTTGGCCGTGCTTAGTGTGCAGGACAACGGCCGCGGCATTGATTTAAGCCGCCATCGGAGAGAGCTTTTTCAGCTATTCCGGCGCTTCCACCCCGAGGTGGTAGGGCTAGGGATGGGCCTGTACCTGGTAAACCGATTAGTGCACCAGGCCGGAGGGCGAGTGGAAGTTGATAGCACAGTAGGCCAGGGTACAACCTTCCGGATTTATCTGCCGATGGTGGCCTAG
- a CDS encoding alpha/beta fold hydrolase — protein sequence MDILKRSNVTVSGTGKQAMVFVHGFGCNKGMWRLVAPAFEAHYQVVLLDLVGAGHSDASAYNLAHYSTLAAHSDDVLTIMDALNLHDAILVGHSVGCMIGVLAAIKEPARFAKLVLVAPSPRYINDEGYTGGFEPADIEELLETMDNNYLGWSGAITPVIMGNPTRPELTEELNQSFCSTDPVVARHFARVTFLSDNRADLPLLHKPTLLLQCAYDMIAPLAVGSYMHQHMPNSTLVVLEVSGHCPHLSAPVATTAAIKQFLGEVPAKAV from the coding sequence ATGGATATTCTTAAACGAAGCAACGTCACAGTTTCCGGAACAGGCAAGCAGGCTATGGTATTTGTACATGGCTTTGGCTGCAATAAGGGTATGTGGCGGCTCGTGGCTCCGGCCTTTGAGGCGCATTACCAGGTGGTGCTGCTAGATCTGGTAGGTGCCGGTCATTCCGACGCGTCTGCGTATAATCTGGCGCATTACAGCACCCTGGCCGCGCACTCCGATGATGTGCTGACCATTATGGACGCGCTGAACCTGCACGATGCTATTCTGGTAGGCCACTCGGTAGGGTGTATGATTGGGGTATTGGCCGCCATTAAAGAACCCGCCCGGTTTGCTAAGCTGGTGCTGGTGGCACCTTCTCCGCGCTACATCAATGATGAGGGCTACACCGGAGGCTTCGAGCCCGCCGATATTGAGGAGCTGCTCGAAACCATGGATAACAATTACCTGGGCTGGTCAGGAGCTATTACCCCCGTAATAATGGGCAACCCCACCCGGCCTGAGCTTACCGAGGAGCTAAACCAAAGCTTCTGCAGCACCGACCCCGTAGTGGCGCGTCATTTTGCCCGCGTAACGTTTCTTTCTGATAACCGCGCCGATTTGCCGCTTCTACATAAGCCCACTCTGCTGCTGCAGTGCGCCTACGACATGATTGCCCCCCTGGCCGTGGGTAGCTACATGCACCAGCACATGCCCAACAGCACGCTGGTGGTGCTGGAAGTATCTGGCCACTGCCCCCACCTAAGCGCACCAGTAGCCACTACGGCAGCCATCAAGCAATTTTTAGGCGAGGTTCCCGCCAAAGCTGTATGA
- a CDS encoding STAS domain-containing protein, with amino-acid sequence MPFLHQHVVSDTSLTSGFTPKSINLDVVEATQVARALARDATQTHPQLIIDCSHLKCLRTLGVSHVISELLVLHKAGANIWLRNADPALLHCLALLKLTHIFRASPKLA; translated from the coding sequence ATGCCATTCCTGCACCAACACGTAGTATCAGATACCTCTCTCACTTCTGGCTTCACGCCCAAGTCCATTAACCTGGATGTGGTGGAAGCCACACAGGTAGCCCGAGCATTAGCGCGCGACGCCACGCAGACTCATCCCCAACTCATCATCGACTGCAGCCATCTGAAGTGTTTGCGCACCCTGGGCGTTAGTCATGTTATTTCGGAGCTGCTGGTGTTGCACAAGGCCGGTGCCAATATCTGGCTCCGTAACGCAGATCCTGCCTTGCTGCACTGCCTGGCTCTGCTCAAGCTCACGCACATATTCAGAGCCTCGCCAAAACTGGCCTAG
- a CDS encoding response regulator, which translates to MHIVLIDDDSTSIFLMRLLLQREEFAETITAFQSPEEALGFLQTAAPDQIPQVILLDLNMPVMSGWDVLDALKVEGSEQLSHCCIYILTSSLAQADRLRAEENPLVMRLIHKPLDKSELAVIKAEANGQYRN; encoded by the coding sequence ATGCATATCGTTCTGATTGATGATGACTCAACCAGTATCTTTCTTATGCGGTTGCTATTACAGCGCGAGGAATTTGCTGAAACCATTACGGCTTTTCAGTCGCCGGAAGAAGCCCTGGGCTTTTTGCAAACTGCCGCCCCAGACCAAATTCCGCAGGTAATACTGCTTGACCTGAATATGCCGGTCATGAGCGGGTGGGATGTACTTGATGCCCTAAAAGTTGAGGGCAGTGAGCAACTCAGTCATTGTTGCATTTACATCCTCACGTCGTCGTTGGCGCAGGCCGATAGGCTGCGGGCGGAGGAAAACCCGCTGGTAATGCGCCTGATTCATAAACCGCTAGACAAGTCGGAGCTAGCCGTAATTAAAGCCGAGGCTAATGGGCAGTATAGAAATTGA
- a CDS encoding PAS domain-containing sensor histidine kinase, translating to MQDGNQHVESDLRFRSLFDNNPDAVLFQNIKSTILDANPASLQLLNRTKEEILNRPISDFLPADKAALFQEKLEEAFTGRKVQFEVEVQFYGTPEPRVLDIIKVPLWEEGRVAGVHMVGRDVTNIVASQALVQQQARKLNTIFESITDAFFLLDKQWNFTSVNTEVERLLGVSRQELLGHSIWRVFGSGVLNHFFQQYQQAMASGEAVHFEAFFEPRKLWLDVKAFPSEEGLSVYFSDVTDKVKAHEELYRQNKDLQQFGYIVSHNLRAPLTNMLGIVDLLTSLDKQAPQYDELLSHLRRSTEQLDSVMRDMNTILTIRDKQEVAASEQVPLAEVLDQVLQNLHEMLQHCSAEVRINVPADLRVRGNRAYLYSIFFNLLSNSVKYRSPNRPLQVRISASKSPSGPGVQIVVEDNGIGFDLEKAGNDVFKLYKRFHSEPAGRGLGLYLVKNHVDAMGGRIEAQSEVNVGTRFKLYLS from the coding sequence ATGCAAGACGGTAATCAGCACGTGGAAAGCGACCTACGCTTTCGGTCCTTGTTTGATAATAACCCAGACGCCGTTCTTTTTCAAAATATAAAAAGCACCATTCTGGATGCCAACCCAGCCTCTTTGCAGCTGCTCAACCGAACAAAGGAGGAAATACTCAATCGGCCCATATCCGACTTTTTACCCGCCGATAAGGCAGCGCTGTTTCAGGAGAAACTGGAAGAAGCCTTCACGGGCCGAAAAGTGCAGTTTGAGGTTGAGGTGCAGTTTTATGGAACTCCGGAACCACGAGTGCTTGACATCATTAAGGTGCCTTTGTGGGAAGAGGGGCGGGTAGCAGGCGTGCACATGGTAGGCCGCGACGTTACTAATATAGTGGCCTCACAAGCCTTGGTGCAGCAGCAAGCCAGGAAGCTCAACACCATTTTTGAGAGTATCACGGATGCCTTCTTCCTGCTGGACAAGCAATGGAACTTCACTTCAGTTAATACCGAAGTAGAACGGCTACTGGGCGTGAGCCGGCAGGAGCTGCTTGGGCATAGCATTTGGCGGGTGTTTGGGAGTGGGGTCTTAAACCATTTTTTTCAGCAGTACCAGCAGGCCATGGCCTCGGGAGAGGCCGTGCACTTTGAGGCTTTTTTTGAACCCCGGAAGCTGTGGCTGGATGTGAAGGCCTTCCCCTCTGAAGAAGGCCTGTCAGTGTACTTCTCCGATGTTACCGACAAGGTGAAGGCACATGAGGAGCTGTATCGTCAAAACAAAGACCTGCAACAGTTTGGCTACATCGTGTCGCATAACCTGCGGGCACCCCTCACTAACATGCTCGGGATAGTAGATCTGCTCACGTCGCTGGATAAACAGGCGCCTCAGTATGACGAGCTACTCTCGCACCTGCGCCGAAGCACCGAGCAGCTCGACTCCGTGATGCGCGATATGAACACCATCCTGACCATTCGCGACAAGCAGGAGGTAGCCGCGTCGGAGCAGGTGCCCCTGGCCGAAGTGCTTGACCAAGTGCTGCAAAACCTGCATGAGATGTTGCAGCATTGCAGCGCCGAGGTAAGGATAAACGTGCCCGCTGACCTGCGTGTGCGCGGTAATCGGGCGTACCTCTACAGCATCTTTTTCAACCTGCTGTCAAACTCCGTCAAGTACCGTTCCCCTAACAGGCCTTTGCAGGTCAGAATTAGCGCCAGTAAGAGCCCGTCGGGCCCCGGGGTGCAGATTGTGGTGGAAGATAATGGTATTGGGTTTGACCTGGAAAAAGCAGGCAATGATGTGTTTAAGCTCTACAAACGCTTTCATAGTGAGCCGGCGGGGAGAGGCTTGGGCCTCTACCTGGTGAAAAATCACGTAGACGCCATGGGTGGCCGCATTGAGGCGCAAAGTGAAGTGAACGTAGGTACCCGATTCAAGCTGTATTTATCCTGA
- a CDS encoding ABC transporter ATP-binding protein, which translates to MSFLEVTGVSLQERGNDALQNISFTQQQFQKLAIAGETGAGKSTLLQVVAGLVRPDAGQVFFEGELMKDPAEKLIPGNPGIAYLSQQYELPKFLRVEQVLRYANKQSQQDADTLYEVCRISHLAQRQTNQLSGGERQRIALARLLLAAPKLLLLDEPFSNLDIAHKNILKTIIQEVGERLGITCILISHDPHDTLSWADELLIMQRGEIIQRGTPEQIYRQPVSEYAAALFGDYNLLEGPLVAAFAKQAGIRKQNRKMLVRPENFTLAPAGSPGLTGTVIGVRFFGSYSEVEVALRGGSIRLKTAATPVAAQAEVVVALAPESIWYV; encoded by the coding sequence ATGAGTTTTTTAGAGGTTACGGGTGTCAGCCTGCAGGAAAGAGGAAACGACGCACTGCAAAACATCAGCTTTACCCAGCAGCAGTTTCAGAAGCTGGCTATTGCCGGCGAAACCGGGGCCGGCAAGAGTACCCTGCTGCAGGTAGTAGCCGGGTTGGTTCGGCCTGATGCGGGCCAAGTCTTCTTCGAGGGGGAACTCATGAAAGACCCCGCTGAGAAGCTTATTCCGGGAAACCCTGGCATTGCCTACCTCTCGCAGCAGTATGAGCTGCCCAAGTTTTTGCGGGTAGAACAGGTGCTGCGCTACGCCAACAAGCAAAGCCAGCAAGACGCCGACACGCTCTATGAGGTCTGCCGCATCAGCCACTTAGCCCAGCGCCAAACCAACCAGCTCTCGGGCGGAGAGCGGCAGCGCATTGCCCTGGCCCGCCTGCTGCTGGCTGCCCCCAAGCTGCTGCTGCTTGATGAGCCCTTCTCCAACCTCGATATTGCGCACAAGAACATCCTCAAAACAATCATTCAAGAAGTAGGGGAGCGGCTAGGCATTACCTGCATCCTTATCTCTCACGACCCCCACGATACGCTTTCATGGGCCGACGAACTGCTAATAATGCAGCGTGGTGAAATCATTCAGCGTGGCACCCCCGAGCAGATTTACCGCCAGCCCGTGAGCGAATACGCCGCCGCGCTGTTCGGCGACTACAATCTGCTGGAGGGCCCGCTGGTAGCGGCTTTTGCCAAGCAGGCAGGCATTCGGAAGCAAAACAGGAAGATGCTGGTACGCCCCGAGAACTTTACCCTGGCACCCGCGGGCAGCCCCGGCCTAACGGGTACGGTAATCGGCGTCCGGTTTTTTGGGAGCTACTCAGAGGTAGAGGTTGCCTTGCGGGGCGGGTCAATTCGGCTAAAGACGGCCGCCACTCCGGTAGCAGCCCAAGCGGAAGTGGTAGTTGCACTGGCCCCTGAAAGTATCTGGTACGTGTAA
- a CDS encoding deaminase, translated as MSDNPDAFFLALCQQLGAQAAAAGESPVGAVVVRAGEVVAAAAEATQSQGAITAHAELLALQAAREALGHPNLSECTLYSTHEPCVMCAYAIRYHRIRRVVYGQGSAYLGGASARGPVLSTAQVPPHWAPAPEVVEWPSS; from the coding sequence ATGTCAGATAACCCCGATGCTTTCTTTCTTGCCCTGTGCCAGCAGCTAGGGGCGCAAGCTGCCGCCGCAGGTGAGAGCCCGGTGGGTGCGGTGGTAGTGCGGGCGGGTGAGGTGGTGGCGGCGGCTGCAGAAGCTACTCAAAGCCAGGGCGCCATCACGGCTCACGCAGAGCTGCTGGCCCTGCAGGCTGCCAGAGAGGCGCTAGGCCACCCCAATCTATCCGAGTGCACGCTCTACTCCACCCATGAGCCTTGCGTGATGTGCGCTTACGCCATTCGGTATCACCGTATTCGGCGAGTGGTGTATGGCCAGGGTAGCGCGTATTTGGGTGGGGCCAGTGCCAGGGGGCCGGTGTTGAGTACCGCGCAGGTACCGCCGCACTGGGCACCTGCGCCGGAGGTAGTAGAGTGGCCTAGCAGCTAA
- a CDS encoding SulP family inorganic anion transporter, giving the protein MSQVLPYFAQYTHNVKNEILAGLTTALALVPEVVAFALLAHISPLVGIGSAFIICIITSVFGGRPGMISGAAGSVAVVIVSLVVQHGVEYLFAAVALMGLIQVAIGLLRFGKFIRLVPQPVVYGFVNGLALIIFMAQLEQFKVRDAAGAEHWLAGAPLLLMLGLVALTMAIVYFLPKLTKAVPASLAAIIVVSALVILGGLETKSVGDIASIAGGLPSFHLPQVPLEWHTLVVVFPYAVIMALVGLTESLLTLTVVDEMTDTRGRGNQDCVAQGLANITSGFFGGMGGCAMIGQTMVNLESRGRGRLSGVVAALALALFVVVGSSLIERLPLAALVGVMFMVVIGTFEWASLRILRRMPLTDVLVMLLVTAVTAISQNLALAVLLGVVVSALAFAWENAKRIRARKYVDAAGVKHYEIYGPLFFGSVQAFGEKFDVQNDPIEVIIDFKDSRVADMSAIEALSKLTERYHRAGKTLHLRHLSPDCRQLLRNAGSIIDVNIQEDPLYTVAGANTYY; this is encoded by the coding sequence ATGTCACAAGTCCTGCCCTACTTCGCGCAGTATACACACAACGTCAAAAACGAAATTCTAGCCGGCCTTACCACGGCGCTGGCTTTGGTGCCCGAGGTAGTAGCCTTTGCGCTGCTGGCCCATATCAGTCCACTGGTGGGCATTGGCTCGGCCTTCATCATCTGTATTATTACCAGCGTATTTGGTGGCCGGCCGGGCATGATTTCCGGTGCCGCCGGCTCGGTAGCGGTAGTTATTGTAAGCCTGGTAGTGCAGCACGGCGTGGAATATCTCTTTGCCGCCGTGGCCCTGATGGGTCTGATTCAGGTGGCCATTGGATTGCTGCGGTTCGGCAAGTTCATTCGGCTGGTGCCGCAGCCGGTGGTGTACGGGTTCGTGAACGGGCTGGCCCTCATCATTTTTATGGCGCAGCTAGAGCAGTTTAAGGTGCGCGACGCGGCCGGCGCTGAGCACTGGCTGGCGGGGGCTCCCCTCCTGCTCATGCTGGGGCTGGTCGCGCTGACCATGGCCATTGTTTACTTCCTGCCGAAGCTCACGAAGGCCGTACCGGCATCTCTGGCGGCTATCATCGTAGTATCGGCGCTGGTGATATTGGGAGGCCTGGAAACCAAGTCGGTGGGTGATATTGCTTCCATTGCGGGCGGCCTGCCCTCGTTTCATCTGCCGCAGGTGCCGCTGGAGTGGCATACGCTGGTGGTTGTGTTTCCCTATGCCGTGATTATGGCGCTGGTAGGCCTCACGGAAAGCCTACTGACGCTCACGGTGGTAGATGAAATGACCGACACCCGCGGCCGGGGTAACCAAGACTGCGTGGCCCAAGGCCTGGCCAACATCACCTCGGGTTTCTTCGGGGGTATGGGTGGCTGCGCCATGATTGGGCAAACCATGGTAAACCTGGAATCCCGGGGGCGGGGGCGCCTGTCGGGGGTAGTGGCGGCGCTGGCCCTGGCGCTGTTTGTGGTGGTAGGCTCGTCCCTGATTGAACGGCTGCCGCTGGCCGCGCTGGTGGGCGTGATGTTTATGGTGGTAATTGGCACGTTTGAGTGGGCCAGTCTGCGTATCCTGCGCCGCATGCCCCTTACCGACGTGCTGGTGATGTTGTTGGTAACGGCCGTTACGGCCATTTCGCAGAACCTAGCCCTGGCCGTGCTGCTGGGGGTGGTGGTGTCGGCGCTGGCGTTTGCCTGGGAAAATGCCAAGCGTATTCGGGCCCGGAAATACGTTGATGCTGCTGGCGTAAAGCACTATGAGATTTACGGGCCGCTGTTCTTCGGCTCGGTGCAGGCGTTCGGGGAGAAGTTCGACGTGCAGAACGACCCCATCGAGGTCATTATTGATTTCAAGGACAGTCGCGTAGCGGATATGTCGGCCATTGAGGCCCTGAGCAAGCTCACGGAGCGCTACCATCGGGCCGGCAAAACCCTGCACCTACGCCACCTCAGCCCCGACTGCCGCCAGCTGCTGCGCAATGCCGGCTCCATCATCGACGTAAACATCCAGGAAGACCCACTCTACACCGTAGCCGGTGCTAACACCTACTACTAG
- a CDS encoding class I SAM-dependent methyltransferase has protein sequence MPSFVEEFFRNPAMVGSLVPSSPELTEKVMQPINFTQARCIVEYGPGTGVFTDALMKRRRPETVLVLIETNRRFSQLLQERYASHTNVHIIHGTAEKTEEYLQPLGIEQVDYVVCGLPFSSLPRRLGWRILEHTQRLLQPAGQLVLFQYTLLNKRLFERFFRPISEAHVLLNVPPAYVLVYAPLSS, from the coding sequence ATGCCTTCCTTCGTCGAAGAATTCTTCCGCAACCCAGCCATGGTTGGCTCACTGGTACCCAGTTCACCTGAGCTAACCGAGAAAGTAATGCAGCCCATTAATTTCACGCAGGCCCGGTGCATTGTGGAGTACGGCCCCGGTACGGGCGTATTCACCGATGCCCTAATGAAGCGGCGCCGCCCCGAGACCGTACTGGTGTTAATAGAAACCAACCGCCGTTTCAGCCAGCTGCTGCAGGAGCGGTACGCCAGCCACACCAACGTGCACATCATCCACGGCACGGCTGAGAAAACCGAGGAGTACCTGCAACCCCTGGGAATTGAGCAGGTTGATTATGTAGTTTGTGGCCTGCCGTTTTCGTCGTTGCCGCGGCGCCTGGGGTGGCGAATTCTGGAGCACACCCAGCGCCTGCTGCAGCCGGCTGGGCAGTTGGTATTGTTCCAGTACACGTTGCTCAACAAACGGTTATTTGAGCGTTTCTTCCGGCCGATTAGTGAGGCGCATGTGCTCCTCAACGTGCCCCCGGCTTACGTGCTGGTGTATGCGCCGCTGTCTTCATAA
- a CDS encoding helix-turn-helix domain-containing protein: MTAPAPVHIFTIADYHRRLGLPPPAHPLVSVVRFEDMPFPQTGVPQAVVHHFYSLALKKSFHARLKYGQQEVDFNEGLLLCMAPRQLLAIEGPSETAASHRGWLLLVHPDLLQQTPLAKKIRQYEYFDYRVSEALHVSDLEEHLLIGLLKQLNHEACAPPDRLSRDVMVAQLELLFTYAERFYQRQFHTRRTANHQLLGRLEELLKAYFTDPQLSDKGLPPVTYLAEALHLSPNYLSRLLRTLTGQSTKQFILAKVVEAAKEQLSTTTLTVNEIAYSLGFAHPQAFSKLFKSQTQVSPTQFRQSFLS; this comes from the coding sequence ATGACAGCGCCCGCTCCGGTTCATATTTTCACCATTGCCGACTACCATCGCCGACTCGGGCTGCCCCCACCCGCGCACCCGCTGGTGAGCGTAGTCCGGTTCGAGGACATGCCTTTTCCGCAAACCGGCGTTCCCCAGGCGGTGGTGCACCACTTCTACAGCCTTGCCCTAAAGAAATCGTTTCATGCCCGGCTCAAATACGGCCAGCAGGAAGTTGATTTCAACGAAGGTTTGTTGCTATGTATGGCGCCGCGGCAACTCCTGGCCATTGAAGGCCCCTCCGAAACAGCAGCCAGTCACCGAGGCTGGCTGCTGCTCGTGCACCCCGATCTGCTGCAGCAAACCCCACTGGCAAAAAAAATCAGGCAGTACGAGTATTTCGATTACCGTGTGAGTGAAGCCCTGCACGTTTCAGATCTCGAAGAACACCTGCTGATAGGCTTGCTGAAGCAACTCAATCACGAAGCCTGCGCGCCGCCAGACCGGCTTAGCCGCGACGTGATGGTAGCGCAGCTGGAACTGCTATTTACTTATGCTGAGCGGTTTTACCAGCGCCAGTTTCATACCCGTCGTACGGCAAACCATCAGTTGCTTGGTCGCCTGGAGGAGTTGCTGAAGGCATACTTCACCGACCCACAACTGTCAGATAAAGGGTTGCCACCCGTCACGTATCTAGCCGAAGCCCTGCACCTGTCGCCTAACTACCTCAGTCGGCTGCTCCGCACGCTAACCGGCCAAAGCACCAAGCAGTTTATTCTTGCCAAGGTGGTGGAAGCAGCGAAGGAACAATTGTCTACCACTACGCTTACTGTCAACGAAATTGCCTACAGTCTGGGCTTTGCACACCCGCAGGCCTTTAGCAAGCTCTTTAAAAGCCAAACTCAGGTGTCGCCGACGCAGTTTCGGCAGTCGTTCTTGAGTTAG